The candidate division KSB1 bacterium genome contains the following window.
GTGTTCCTTGACAAAAATTTTTTAGGTCGAAATAATAAAATTTATTTCGGCTTTTTTTTTACAATCTTGTTTCACCCTGGCACAGGGGTTCAAAATGGGTTAGTATGTTGAACAAGCATGTCGCATTTATTTGTCCTAACCTCAAAATTTAGAGAAAATTTTGCTGGCATAAATTTTGTAATAATTTAAGAGATGTTACTAAATGGAAAAATTTGCCTATTGAAGTTGGAGGTGTAATTTATGAGCACCAAAGAAGAAACCAAGAAAAGTACAGATTCAACCAATGACAACAAGATCGTTTCCTTAATAAAAGGAATGCAGAACGTTGAGGAATTTAAAGAACTCACCTGGGAGGGTTCGTTTTCCGACTATCTTTCAATTGTACAAAAGAACCCGAAAATTACCCGAACCGCCTTTCAAAGACTTTATGATATGCTCATCAGTTACGGCACAGAAGAATATCAAGAATACAAGGAAAAATTAGTCAAGTACAAATTTTTTGATGACCCAATTGACAACGGCAGAGACGCCATTTATGGGCTGGAACGCGCCTTGATGAAGTTCGTTAATTTGTTTAATTCCGCCGCCCGGGGATACGGTACTGAAAAACGGGTCTTTCTCCTGCATGGCCCTGTCGGTAGCGCCAAGAGTACAATCGTCCGTTTGTTGAAAAAAGGCATAGAGGCTTATTCCAGAACTCAGGAGGGCGCGCTTTATTCTTTTTCGTGGGAAGTTGAGGATGAAAACGGAACCCATTTTGACAAATGTCCCATGCACGAAGAGCCGCTGCATCTTATCCCG
Protein-coding sequences here:
- a CDS encoding serine protein kinase encodes the protein MSTKEETKKSTDSTNDNKIVSLIKGMQNVEEFKELTWEGSFSDYLSIVQKNPKITRTAFQRLYDMLISYGTEEYQEYKEKLVKYKFFDDPIDNGRDAIYGLERALMKFVNLFNSAARGYGTEKRVFLLHGPVGSAKSTIVRLLKKGIEAYSRTQEGALYSFSWEVEDENGTHFDKCPMHEEPLHLIPEDFRGKVMDELNQDKPVDERVNILGELCPFCRQTYLEKNHEYDGDWGKIIDDIKIRRLILSEKDRVGIGTFQPKDEKNQDSTELTGDINYRKIALYGSDSDPRAFNFDGELNIANRGLVEFIEVLKLDVAFLYDLLGAS